One Elusimicrobiaceae bacterium genomic window carries:
- a CDS encoding GspE/PulE family protein encodes MPLEEKSLILDILISRNVLDEKSVAKIIAEQVKSNTSIEETLVAQQAATEEDIARGYCDYFKLPYLTGEEVTKYVENAYELARLLPERFARANKVVPLERTDDTLKVVVLNPSEIFIVQEIYLYTGLRVSLVISTMSVIQEGLNALYGARDEVKELASGLIGGSAVNEEEEEDVLDLNKPIPATRETQVVLFVNKMLETSLQQRASDIHVEPYAEEIRIRFRVDGILSEVPPPPKSLFVPLISRIKILSKLDIAEKRIPLDGSFTMRYNDNKIDVRVSTCPTVYGEKMVMRILNKAKIPLDFSALGFAKRQLDDFIRGLKAPNGLVYVTGPTGSGKSTTLYTGLMLLNSPEKNIMTVEDPVEYKFHGINQVQVKPQVGLTFSTALRSFLRQDPDIIMLGETRDAETAEICLRAALTGHLVLSTLHTNDALSAVSRLKDMGVEPFLLSATLRVVEAQRLIRRLCPNCKQSYSPTPELITKYGFSEADTLYTHVGCEQCNGLGYKGRVGLYEVIYITPEIGTLIQTGAALPELQAAAKKQGNRFLFDVGLDKVREGVTSLEEVLTLAAAE; translated from the coding sequence ATGCCACTGGAAGAGAAATCCCTGATACTCGACATTCTGATCAGCCGCAATGTTCTGGACGAGAAGAGCGTAGCCAAAATCATAGCCGAGCAGGTAAAAAGCAACACTTCCATAGAAGAAACGCTTGTCGCCCAGCAGGCCGCCACGGAGGAGGACATTGCGCGCGGCTACTGCGATTATTTCAAGCTGCCCTATCTTACCGGCGAAGAAGTGACGAAATACGTCGAGAACGCCTACGAACTCGCGCGCCTGCTGCCCGAACGGTTCGCCCGCGCCAACAAGGTCGTGCCGCTGGAGCGGACCGACGACACCTTGAAAGTCGTTGTGCTCAACCCGTCGGAAATATTCATCGTGCAGGAAATATACCTGTATACCGGGCTCAGGGTTTCGCTTGTGATAAGCACGATGTCGGTTATTCAGGAAGGCCTGAACGCGCTGTACGGCGCGCGCGACGAAGTCAAGGAACTCGCCAGCGGCCTTATCGGCGGATCAGCCGTGAACGAGGAGGAAGAGGAGGATGTGCTCGACCTGAACAAACCCATCCCCGCCACGCGCGAAACGCAGGTCGTGCTGTTCGTAAACAAGATGCTTGAAACATCGCTTCAGCAGCGGGCGAGCGATATTCACGTCGAACCGTACGCGGAGGAAATCCGCATCCGGTTCCGCGTGGACGGCATTCTGAGCGAAGTGCCGCCGCCGCCGAAAAGCCTTTTCGTGCCGCTCATTTCCCGCATCAAGATTTTAAGCAAGCTCGATATAGCCGAGAAAAGGATTCCGCTCGACGGTTCGTTCACGATGCGCTATAACGACAATAAAATTGACGTCCGCGTTTCAACCTGCCCGACGGTGTACGGCGAAAAGATGGTCATGCGTATTCTGAACAAAGCCAAAATCCCGCTGGATTTCTCGGCGCTGGGCTTCGCGAAACGGCAGCTGGACGATTTCATCCGCGGGCTGAAAGCGCCCAACGGGCTGGTATATGTGACGGGCCCGACCGGTTCGGGCAAATCCACCACGCTTTATACCGGTCTGATGCTCTTGAACTCGCCGGAAAAAAACATCATGACGGTGGAAGATCCCGTGGAATACAAGTTCCACGGCATCAATCAGGTGCAGGTGAAACCGCAGGTGGGGCTGACTTTTTCGACCGCGCTGCGGAGCTTCCTGCGGCAAGACCCCGACATCATCATGCTGGGTGAAACCCGCGACGCCGAAACGGCGGAAATCTGCCTGCGCGCCGCGCTTACGGGCCATCTGGTGCTGTCAACGCTGCACACGAACGACGCGCTGTCGGCGGTCAGCCGTCTCAAGGATATGGGCGTGGAACCGTTCCTGCTCTCCGCCACGCTGCGCGTCGTGGAGGCGCAGCGCCTTATAAGAAGACTGTGCCCCAACTGCAAACAGTCCTATTCGCCAACGCCGGAACTGATCACCAAATACGGGTTCAGCGAAGCGGACACGCTTTATACCCACGTCGGCTGCGAACAGTGCAACGGCCTCGGTTACAAAGGCCGGGTGGGCCTGTATGAAGTAATTTATATTACGCCGGAAATCGGCACGCTTATCCAGACCGGCGCGGCGTTGCCGGAACTGCAGGCCGCCGCAAAAAAACAGGGCAACAGATTTCTTTTTGACGTGGGGCTGGATAAAGTGCGCGAAGGTGTCACCAGCCTTGAAGAAGTGCTTACTCTGGCCGCCGCCGAATAA
- a CDS encoding PAS domain S-box protein, producing MIFGKKVFILLSGTTADLAISTVRQLGAVISTMEPGREDTLLAAKEFLPDIIIVDHNIPEFQDLKEYCEGYGGRILAISSKQTAPHDKDNPLSVLPAGFTPEMLRAGLANAMSLVQSFRNEAWRSAALQSIGDAVIVCDSSGTIWFMNDAASSLLSAPKTDCVGKRIDLVCVFRNEHDRSILPNPVFKAMQTFGPVKAPFDITLDKFNGTGITAVGARATPIMSPTGVSGAVLVMWDVTETKRAQRALAESEEKYRILVENASSIILRASADGTVYFFNEFAQKFFGFSAQSISGKNMAGLITAPGSPLMSLLRNVIARPDTYSSVEDVNTRQGGKQAWISWTLRAIRNNAGEYEVLCVGNDITRLKAAETELRKAKEMLEEKVVDQHQDLEKTNRFLQIEIEERRKAQDELRGAYNEIKSAHDKLIQSEKLAALGRFSSGIAHEIKNPLSIIIGGADYLLMRNLVEPGFRAHEFENGGAEALFRQLAADGLAGPVAPGADPIAALNGALEDFRLYERWEPLQGQSKIPAEITDMVKGSSEFRKLPPQELLPSEMNFVRLLNRLLLEFSYPELCPKDSDFDIVLTLTKVKDAALRADIIVKNLLKFARPTDARRTVMPPERLVEDAWSNIPLMEKQNVTFITEFTKGLLIKVDTNQIMQVLVNLFTNSCHAIPKEKSGKITVRSYAVSDDKNTCHTRCAIEISDTGSGIKKENMPRVFEPFFTTKIYDRAIAEQGGQPLPSSRDAVMGTGLGLSVSKSIVNNHGGDIQLSSVEGQGTTIRLTFPCATGTP from the coding sequence ATGATTTTCGGGAAAAAGGTTTTCATTCTTCTGTCCGGCACCACGGCGGATCTTGCCATTAGCACGGTAAGACAGCTGGGCGCCGTAATCTCGACCATGGAACCGGGCCGGGAAGACACGCTGCTCGCGGCAAAGGAATTCCTGCCCGATATCATTATCGTTGATCATAACATCCCGGAATTTCAGGACTTGAAAGAATACTGCGAAGGTTATGGCGGGCGAATACTGGCCATATCCAGCAAGCAGACCGCACCGCATGACAAAGACAATCCGCTTTCCGTTCTGCCAGCCGGCTTCACCCCCGAGATGCTGCGCGCGGGGCTGGCTAACGCCATGTCGCTGGTGCAGAGCTTCCGCAACGAGGCCTGGCGGTCGGCCGCATTGCAAAGCATAGGCGACGCCGTCATAGTATGCGACTCCTCCGGCACCATCTGGTTCATGAACGACGCGGCGAGTTCGCTGCTGTCCGCGCCGAAAACGGACTGCGTGGGCAAACGGATTGATCTGGTCTGCGTTTTCCGCAACGAACACGACAGGAGCATCCTGCCCAATCCGGTTTTCAAAGCCATGCAGACTTTCGGGCCGGTAAAAGCGCCTTTCGACATAACTCTGGACAAATTCAACGGAACCGGCATCACCGCCGTGGGAGCGCGCGCGACGCCGATCATGTCGCCGACCGGAGTATCGGGCGCGGTGCTGGTCATGTGGGACGTCACCGAAACCAAGCGCGCCCAGCGCGCGCTTGCCGAAAGCGAAGAAAAATACCGCATACTGGTCGAAAACGCCAGCAGCATAATCCTGCGCGCCTCAGCCGACGGAACGGTTTACTTTTTTAACGAGTTCGCCCAGAAATTTTTCGGGTTCAGCGCGCAGTCCATATCGGGCAAAAACATGGCGGGCCTGATCACCGCGCCGGGCTCGCCGCTTATGAGCCTGCTGCGCAATGTTATCGCCAGGCCCGACACCTACAGCTCGGTTGAAGATGTCAATACGCGCCAGGGCGGGAAACAGGCCTGGATTTCCTGGACGCTGCGCGCGATCAGGAACAACGCGGGCGAGTACGAAGTGCTGTGCGTCGGTAACGACATCACCCGGCTTAAAGCCGCGGAAACGGAACTGCGCAAGGCCAAAGAGATGCTGGAGGAAAAGGTGGTGGACCAGCATCAGGATCTTGAAAAAACAAACCGGTTTCTGCAGATCGAGATTGAGGAGCGGCGCAAGGCGCAGGACGAACTGCGCGGCGCCTACAACGAAATAAAAAGCGCGCATGACAAGCTCATACAGAGCGAGAAACTGGCGGCGCTGGGCCGTTTTTCATCAGGGATAGCGCATGAAATAAAAAATCCGCTGAGCATTATCATAGGCGGAGCGGATTATCTGCTGATGCGCAATCTGGTCGAGCCGGGTTTCCGGGCGCATGAATTTGAAAATGGCGGAGCCGAAGCGCTTTTCCGCCAGCTTGCGGCCGACGGGCTTGCCGGGCCTGTCGCCCCGGGCGCTGACCCGATCGCCGCGCTGAACGGCGCGCTGGAAGATTTCCGGCTTTATGAGCGCTGGGAGCCGCTGCAGGGCCAGAGCAAGATTCCCGCCGAAATCACGGATATGGTAAAGGGCTCCTCCGAATTCCGGAAACTGCCGCCGCAGGAACTGTTGCCTTCCGAAATGAATTTCGTGCGCCTGCTTAACCGGCTGCTGCTTGAATTTTCGTATCCCGAGCTTTGCCCCAAAGATTCCGATTTCGATATCGTGCTGACCCTCACGAAAGTGAAAGACGCCGCGCTGCGGGCCGACATTATCGTGAAAAACCTGCTGAAATTCGCGCGCCCCACTGACGCGCGCCGCACCGTTATGCCGCCCGAACGGCTTGTGGAAGACGCCTGGAGCAACATTCCGCTGATGGAAAAACAGAATGTCACGTTCATAACCGAATTTACCAAAGGCCTTCTGATAAAAGTGGACACCAACCAGATAATGCAGGTTCTGGTCAACCTGTTCACAAACTCGTGCCACGCCATACCGAAAGAAAAAAGCGGGAAAATAACCGTGCGGTCATACGCCGTGTCGGACGATAAAAATACCTGCCACACGCGCTGTGCCATAGAAATATCCGACACCGGGTCCGGCATAAAGAAAGAAAACATGCCGCGTGTTTTTGAGCCTTTTTTCACCACAAAGATCTACGATCGCGCGATCGCCGAACAGGGCGGGCAGCCGTTACCCTCCAGCCGGGACGCGGTAATGGGAACAGGCCTGGGCCTTTCCGTATCCAAATCAATAGTGAACAATCACGGCGGCGACATCCAGCTGTCCAGCGTTGAGGGCCAGGGCACCACGATCCGCCTCACGTTTCCCTGCGCCACAGGCACACCGTAA
- a CDS encoding TlpA disulfide reductase family protein, which translates to MKQIRLVAGLWVCAVSLFLLSACGSGGEETEKPVPAKTGVGGAGQSAGQETPPAAAAPVSLAGAGSKVKAEQVPAAETAGKKTADRPYIKRDTYFRLPSHEKGKTVDLADMQDEPVLIAFITTRCPYCRVAMKALNTMHDKYNGQGLHVVTVAFEPSPERMAGFVQSNGVKFSAALGDEDVGARYTIRGVPQLYLLDRDHKVVTMWMGYSPEYDKDIAGLVEEVLAEKPSAGAVESAGNR; encoded by the coding sequence ATGAAACAGATCAGACTGGTTGCCGGACTTTGGGTTTGCGCGGTATCCCTTTTTCTGCTGTCCGCGTGCGGATCAGGCGGAGAGGAAACTGAAAAACCCGTGCCTGCCAAAACCGGGGTTGGCGGAGCGGGCCAGTCCGCCGGGCAGGAAACCCCGCCCGCTGCGGCGGCGCCGGTCAGTCTGGCCGGGGCCGGTTCGAAAGTCAAGGCGGAACAGGTTCCGGCTGCTGAAACAGCCGGCAAAAAAACGGCTGACCGTCCTTATATAAAGAGAGATACCTATTTCAGGCTGCCGTCGCATGAAAAAGGAAAAACCGTAGATCTGGCCGATATGCAGGACGAACCCGTGCTGATCGCGTTTATAACCACGCGCTGTCCGTACTGCCGTGTCGCGATGAAGGCGCTTAACACCATGCATGACAAATATAACGGGCAGGGCCTGCATGTGGTGACCGTCGCTTTCGAGCCTTCGCCGGAGCGGATGGCCGGTTTCGTGCAGTCGAACGGAGTAAAGTTTTCCGCCGCGCTGGGTGATGAGGATGTCGGCGCGCGCTACACAATACGCGGCGTGCCCCAGCTTTATCTGCTGGACCGGGATCACAAGGTGGTTACCATGTGGATGGGCTACAGCCCGGAATATGACAAGGATATAGCGGGCCTTGTGGAAGAAGTGCTGGCGGAGAAACCGTCCGCCGGGGCTGTTGAATCCGCCGGGAACAGATAA
- a CDS encoding TIGR03546 family protein, translated as MTPLGILRKLVQGLTQNSSPSEVALGAAFGVVIGMVPKANLTAQLLLVLLMLLRTNAAVGLAVAAAVSALGAVYDPLANIVGYALLVKATALAGFWTALYNAPFVPWTAFNNTIVLGNLVLGIMVFVPAYLSARRAAVYYHEKLAEKVRQSRLVRYLRRSWAVDWYFRTGN; from the coding sequence ATGACTCCGCTGGGAATATTAAGGAAACTGGTGCAGGGCCTGACGCAGAATTCCTCGCCTTCCGAAGTGGCGCTCGGCGCCGCTTTCGGCGTGGTGATAGGCATGGTGCCCAAAGCCAATCTTACCGCGCAGCTGCTTCTGGTGCTGCTTATGCTGCTGCGCACGAATGCGGCGGTCGGGCTGGCGGTGGCGGCGGCCGTAAGCGCGCTGGGCGCGGTTTATGATCCGCTGGCGAACATTGTCGGTTACGCGCTGCTTGTCAAAGCCACGGCGCTGGCCGGGTTCTGGACCGCGCTGTATAACGCGCCGTTTGTGCCGTGGACGGCTTTTAACAATACAATTGTGCTGGGCAATCTTGTGCTGGGCATAATGGTTTTTGTTCCCGCCTATCTGTCCGCAAGACGGGCGGCGGTTTATTACCATGAAAAACTGGCGGAAAAGGTCAGGCAGTCGCGGCTGGTGCGCTACCTGCGCCGCAGCTGGGCAGTGGACTGGTATTTCAGGACGGGGAACTGA
- a CDS encoding TIGR03545 family protein — translation MRWKYLLPRLGILVLIWAACLFGTDPALRWGLTKAAQSAAGAKAEIAKVRTKFFPPSLSVHSVTVGDKNEPFKNIFEFERLELSFQGRPLLEKKFIITEAGLTGLKFGTVRKTSCALPKARESGFMSRKMAEVAGAGKEFSLRRLSELKAGGMDLAQVKFDALKTPALAAALKAGLEADTALWRDKFKAADFPAGLQALADRAKSLNDIKDPIKKVTEGAAIIKEAGRLRDEAERMGRAAEETVAAANASVRQLDAARKADIETVMAGMKVPSLDSHAITDYLLGPAVTGKVDTVLNWYGATRKYMPENTARADNAARVGTGSVIEFPKEKNYPSFAIEKLYITGEIKPAERAAFKFYGEADGITSQPALYGKPAHLTARGTSGPRSLAVSATFDRTARPGTDSGSVQLSGFPLAEIKAGSPSEIEITAGGGTVSATGAATVTGGVLDSTLAVRVEGVSLTADMQADSTTLEIVRAALKTALANMKTLEVKVRLAGEWDRPAIAIESNLSDEISKGLNQFVGREIDKYRQQAAAEVDKLQAQARAELVRQIAQLQTQSDSQLEQVRRGSASIIADLNARAGGTVLPGVSLPKIKLPKISF, via the coding sequence ATGCGCTGGAAATATTTGTTGCCGAGGCTGGGCATACTGGTTCTGATCTGGGCGGCCTGTCTGTTCGGGACAGACCCGGCGTTGCGCTGGGGTTTGACAAAAGCGGCCCAGTCGGCGGCTGGCGCCAAAGCCGAGATAGCGAAAGTCAGGACGAAATTCTTCCCGCCGTCCCTTTCGGTTCACTCCGTGACGGTGGGTGACAAAAACGAACCGTTTAAAAATATTTTCGAATTCGAGCGGCTGGAACTGTCGTTTCAGGGCCGCCCTCTGCTGGAAAAGAAATTTATCATTACCGAAGCCGGACTGACCGGGCTGAAGTTCGGCACCGTCCGTAAAACTTCCTGTGCGCTGCCAAAAGCAAGGGAAAGCGGTTTCATGTCGCGCAAAATGGCGGAAGTCGCCGGTGCGGGCAAGGAATTTTCGCTCAGGCGGCTTTCCGAGCTTAAAGCCGGCGGAATGGATCTCGCGCAGGTGAAATTTGACGCGCTAAAAACTCCGGCGCTCGCCGCCGCGCTTAAAGCAGGACTGGAGGCCGACACCGCGCTATGGCGGGACAAATTCAAAGCGGCGGATTTCCCCGCCGGTTTGCAGGCGCTGGCTGACCGGGCAAAAAGTTTGAATGATATAAAGGATCCGATAAAGAAAGTGACGGAAGGCGCGGCTATCATAAAGGAAGCCGGCCGCCTCAGGGATGAGGCGGAGCGGATGGGGCGCGCCGCCGAGGAGACAGTTGCGGCGGCGAACGCGTCAGTCCGGCAGCTTGACGCGGCCAGAAAAGCCGATATCGAAACGGTAATGGCGGGCATGAAAGTCCCGTCGCTTGACAGCCATGCGATTACCGACTATCTGCTGGGCCCGGCCGTGACCGGGAAAGTGGATACCGTTCTGAACTGGTACGGCGCGACGCGGAAATATATGCCGGAAAACACCGCCCGGGCGGATAATGCGGCCCGTGTTGGAACCGGTTCCGTGATTGAGTTCCCGAAAGAGAAAAATTATCCGTCATTCGCGATAGAAAAACTCTATATTACCGGCGAAATCAAACCCGCGGAACGCGCGGCTTTTAAATTTTACGGCGAGGCCGATGGCATAACCAGCCAGCCCGCGCTTTACGGCAAGCCTGCCCATTTGACTGCGCGCGGGACGAGCGGCCCGCGCAGTCTTGCCGTGTCCGCCACGTTTGACAGAACGGCCCGGCCGGGAACGGACAGCGGGTCGGTGCAGCTGTCCGGGTTCCCGCTCGCGGAAATCAAGGCGGGCTCGCCGTCGGAAATAGAAATCACGGCTGGCGGCGGCACAGTGTCGGCAACCGGCGCGGCGACGGTAACCGGCGGAGTGCTTGACTCAACTCTTGCGGTTCGTGTGGAAGGCGTGAGCCTTACGGCCGACATGCAGGCAGATTCCACTACTCTCGAGATCGTGCGCGCCGCGTTAAAAACCGCGCTGGCGAACATGAAAACTCTGGAAGTGAAAGTGCGGCTTGCGGGCGAATGGGACAGGCCGGCTATTGCGATCGAGTCCAATCTGTCTGACGAAATTTCCAAAGGCCTTAACCAGTTTGTCGGCAGGGAAATTGACAAATACAGGCAGCAGGCCGCGGCGGAAGTGGATAAGCTGCAGGCGCAGGCGCGCGCGGAGCTGGTCAGGCAGATCGCGCAGCTTCAGACACAGTCGGATTCGCAGCTGGAACAGGTTCGCAGAGGCTCCGCGTCCATTATTGCGGACCTCAATGCCAGAGCCGGCGGGACGGTTCTGCCAGGCGTCAGCCTGCCAAAGATTAAACTTCCTAAAATTTCTTTCTGA
- a CDS encoding aldo/keto reductase produces the protein MQYARLGSTDLQVSKVALGTWVFGGSNWSGADKTDCENTVSAALDAGINFIDTAPAYGWGLAETIAGTAVRNRRARVILATKCGLKNSNSRPEICLKPDFIREDAERSLMQLGTDYIDLFQIHWPDPKTPIAESMGELARLKQEGKIRHIGVCNFDAIQLAQAVECAPVASVQNQFSFLKREEAESVFAICRKAGISFLGYGTLGGGILSDKYRTAPEFAKTDARRFFYRHFSPNNGIFDRSASAAHGMSELAARQNATAAQCAISWVLAHDAVTSALCGARNPQQVRENAAAADLAIPLDAYAGIKY, from the coding sequence GTGCAATACGCAAGACTGGGCAGCACCGACCTGCAGGTTTCAAAAGTGGCGCTGGGGACCTGGGTGTTTGGCGGAAGCAACTGGAGCGGAGCCGACAAAACCGACTGCGAGAACACCGTTTCCGCCGCGCTCGACGCGGGTATTAATTTTATAGACACCGCGCCCGCCTATGGCTGGGGGCTGGCGGAGACGATAGCGGGCACCGCTGTCAGGAACCGGCGCGCCCGCGTGATTCTCGCCACAAAATGCGGCTTGAAAAACTCGAACAGCCGGCCGGAGATCTGCCTGAAACCGGATTTCATCCGGGAAGACGCGGAACGCTCGCTCATGCAGCTCGGCACCGATTACATAGATCTGTTCCAGATCCACTGGCCCGATCCGAAAACGCCTATCGCGGAATCAATGGGCGAACTCGCGAGGCTTAAGCAGGAAGGCAAAATACGGCATATCGGCGTCTGCAATTTCGACGCGATACAGCTGGCTCAGGCTGTCGAATGCGCGCCGGTAGCCTCCGTGCAGAACCAGTTTTCGTTTTTAAAGCGCGAGGAAGCCGAAAGCGTTTTCGCCATCTGCCGGAAAGCGGGGATTTCATTTCTGGGATACGGAACGCTGGGCGGCGGCATTCTTTCGGACAAATACAGAACCGCGCCGGAATTCGCCAAAACCGACGCGCGCAGGTTCTTCTACCGCCATTTCTCACCCAACAACGGCATCTTCGACCGGTCAGCATCGGCCGCGCACGGCATGAGCGAGCTGGCCGCGCGCCAAAACGCCACCGCCGCGCAATGCGCCATCAGCTGGGTGCTGGCACATGACGCGGTGACTTCCGCGTTATGCGGCGCGCGCAACCCGCAGCAGGTCCGGGAGAACGCGGCCGCCGCCGACCTGGCCATCCCGCTAGACGCCTATGCCGGCATAAAATACTGA
- a CDS encoding CoA-binding protein has translation MAKCEKIIAVIGVSEDETKYGFKIFRDLAKAGCTVYGVNPKGGNILGRAVCKTFGELPVTPELVITVVPAAVTEQVVEECIRLGVKSLWMQPGSESDAAIEKARVAGIAVTARACFMVTFGFW, from the coding sequence ATGGCTAAGTGCGAAAAAATCATAGCCGTCATAGGCGTTTCGGAAGACGAAACCAAATACGGTTTTAAAATATTCCGCGATCTGGCCAAAGCCGGCTGCACCGTCTACGGCGTGAACCCCAAAGGCGGAAATATTTTGGGCCGCGCAGTATGTAAAACTTTCGGAGAACTGCCGGTAACGCCGGAACTGGTGATTACCGTCGTGCCTGCGGCGGTCACGGAACAGGTGGTGGAGGAATGCATCCGGCTCGGCGTAAAATCTCTCTGGATGCAGCCCGGCAGCGAAAGCGACGCCGCTATTGAAAAAGCCCGCGTGGCCGGCATTGCGGTAACGGCACGCGCCTGCTTTATGGTAACTTTCGGATTCTGGTAA
- a CDS encoding YbaB/EbfC family nucleoid-associated protein has product MFDKIKDFAKLAAQMRDIKKRLDETLLELETADHGIKITITGSQEIKKISFASDPAALDRTRLEADLVQLVNKAIRDSQATAASQMGSMQGLLNG; this is encoded by the coding sequence ATGTTTGACAAAATAAAAGATTTCGCAAAACTGGCCGCGCAGATGCGCGACATAAAAAAACGGCTCGACGAAACGCTTCTTGAACTGGAAACCGCAGATCACGGCATCAAAATAACAATCACCGGCAGCCAGGAAATAAAGAAAATCAGCTTTGCCTCCGATCCCGCCGCGCTGGACAGGACCAGGCTGGAGGCGGACCTGGTGCAGCTGGTCAACAAAGCCATCCGCGATTCTCAGGCGACGGCGGCTTCCCAGATGGGTTCCATGCAGGGTCTGCTAAATGGCTAA
- the radC gene encoding DNA repair protein RadC, with protein MSDSNAKQHHEGHRQRLRERFRAAGLDALLDHEVLELLLTYSIPRRDTKPLAWALLKKFGTLSGVLDAKPQELSEVPGMGRESVTLLTLLRAVMKRYFMGSLQKKEMLRSPDEVVDFCRASLEGEKDEIFEVLYLTIKNTVIGCERLSSGTIDRAAVSPRRVVENSLKARAASLILVHNHPSGNATPSREDILITEEIIRAARALDIAVLDHIIIGKNEHYSFRASGVIKFER; from the coding sequence ATGTCCGACAGCAACGCCAAACAACATCATGAAGGCCACCGCCAGCGGCTGCGCGAGCGTTTTCGCGCCGCAGGGCTTGACGCTTTGCTTGATCATGAGGTTCTGGAACTGCTGCTCACCTATTCCATCCCGCGCCGCGACACCAAGCCGCTGGCGTGGGCGCTGTTGAAAAAATTCGGCACGCTTTCGGGAGTGCTGGACGCGAAGCCGCAGGAATTGTCTGAAGTGCCGGGCATGGGCCGCGAATCGGTGACGCTGCTGACGCTTCTGCGCGCGGTGATGAAGCGCTATTTCATGGGGTCGCTGCAGAAAAAGGAAATGCTGCGTTCGCCGGACGAGGTGGTGGATTTCTGCCGCGCGTCGCTGGAAGGCGAGAAAGACGAGATTTTCGAGGTGCTCTATCTTACCATCAAAAACACCGTCATCGGGTGCGAGCGCCTGTCGAGCGGAACCATTGACCGGGCCGCCGTTTCGCCGCGCCGCGTGGTTGAGAACTCGCTGAAGGCGCGGGCCGCGAGCCTGATTCTGGTGCATAACCACCCGTCGGGCAACGCGACTCCGTCGCGCGAGGATATCCTGATCACGGAAGAAATCATCCGCGCCGCCCGCGCGCTTGATATCGCCGTTCTGGACCATATAATCATCGGCAAGAACGAGCATTACAGTTTTCGCGCAAGCGGTGTGATAAAATTCGAACGATAG
- a CDS encoding L-serine ammonia-lyase, iron-sulfur-dependent, subunit alpha yields the protein MGILKEVLKNQVYPAMGCTEPVSVALCAAHAAKILGEPATEAVFILDAGTYKNGLGVNVPNTGGEKGNLIAGALGLLIAEPGAGMEILKAATPKLLERARGLVASGRVKASVEPLAKTIYIEVRAAGGKNRAVCTISASHTEVSFSSRNGKTLTDLKKNACVKKNAAWRKELTELSLAEMVKSAESADKEDLDYIKAGVKMNLAASRCGRKLKKVGFYIAELVRMGYLHDDVFSSTKMLTAYASDARMEGLPIPVMASGESGNQGIVAILAPYNFGKVLRVRPDRIYRSIALSHLLNSYVKTYTGGLAPICGCSIAAGVGATAAMVYQLKGPDLSAISLAINNLISDLGGMLCDGAKSGCALKIVSSVDSSIRSAYMGMHNYGITEVEGFIGRTAEETIRNLAHISTVGMEQVDPTIVDIMLKKQDCRRA from the coding sequence ATGGGTATTCTGAAAGAAGTCCTGAAAAACCAGGTTTATCCCGCCATGGGCTGCACGGAGCCGGTTTCCGTCGCGTTATGCGCCGCGCATGCGGCGAAGATTCTGGGCGAGCCGGCGACGGAGGCGGTTTTTATTCTTGACGCCGGAACCTATAAAAACGGCCTGGGAGTAAACGTGCCGAACACCGGCGGTGAAAAGGGCAACCTTATAGCCGGCGCGCTGGGCCTGCTGATTGCCGAGCCCGGAGCCGGAATGGAAATTCTCAAGGCGGCCACTCCGAAACTGCTGGAACGGGCGCGCGGGCTTGTGGCCAGCGGGCGGGTGAAGGCCAGCGTGGAACCGCTGGCAAAGACAATATATATCGAAGTCCGCGCGGCGGGCGGCAAAAACCGCGCGGTCTGCACCATCTCGGCCAGCCATACCGAGGTGTCGTTTTCAAGCAGGAACGGGAAAACGCTCACGGACCTGAAAAAAAACGCCTGCGTCAAAAAAAACGCCGCATGGCGGAAGGAACTGACCGAATTGTCGCTTGCTGAAATGGTAAAGTCCGCCGAATCCGCCGACAAAGAGGATCTTGATTATATCAAGGCGGGCGTGAAGATGAATCTCGCCGCATCCCGATGCGGCCGCAAGCTGAAAAAAGTGGGTTTTTATATTGCCGAGCTGGTGCGGATGGGTTATTTGCATGACGACGTGTTTTCCTCAACGAAAATGCTCACCGCTTATGCGTCCGACGCGCGGATGGAGGGCCTGCCGATCCCGGTTATGGCGAGCGGCGAGTCCGGCAATCAGGGGATTGTGGCGATACTCGCGCCGTACAATTTCGGCAAAGTGCTCAGGGTCCGCCCGGACCGGATTTACCGGAGCATCGCGCTTTCCCACCTGCTTAACTCCTATGTGAAAACCTATACCGGCGGGCTGGCCCCGATCTGCGGCTGTTCCATAGCCGCCGGAGTGGGCGCAACGGCGGCGATGGTTTATCAGTTGAAAGGGCCGGATTTAAGCGCCATTTCGCTTGCCATCAACAATCTCATAAGCGATCTGGGCGGGATGCTGTGCGACGGCGCGAAAAGCGGGTGTGCGCTGAAAATAGTCAGCAGTGTGGACTCCAGCATCCGGTCCGCCTATATGGGCATGCACAACTACGGCATAACCGAAGTGGAGGGGTTTATCGGCAGAACCGCCGAGGAAACCATCCGCAATCTGGCGCATATTTCCACCGTCGGCATGGAACAGGTGGATCCGACCATCGTGGACATAATGCTTAAGAAACAGGACTGCCGCCGCGCTTGA